One genomic window of Desulfocurvus vexinensis DSM 17965 includes the following:
- a CDS encoding sigma factor: MSQNRYHGIDEYTVRLITFKAKQLTAHPGFSDADREDLEQELLLDLLRRQPKYDPARAQNNTFVARVVEHRAATLIEERKAGLRDYRLQEFSLNDLIEDEDGVRCERSETFDQDDYLLRTGRQSRSSDELRDLGIDVRSVVDQLPPKLSDLCQRLMRDSITDVSRETGIPRSTLYGIIDKVRVAFKDAGLEDYL, encoded by the coding sequence ATGTCCCAGAACCGTTACCACGGCATCGACGAATACACAGTCCGTTTGATCACCTTCAAAGCCAAGCAACTGACCGCCCACCCCGGCTTCTCCGATGCGGACCGTGAGGACCTGGAGCAGGAGCTGCTCCTCGACCTGCTGCGCCGTCAGCCCAAATACGATCCCGCCCGGGCTCAAAACAACACCTTCGTCGCAAGGGTCGTGGAGCACCGCGCGGCCACCCTCATCGAAGAGCGCAAGGCCGGCCTGCGCGATTACCGGCTTCAGGAGTTCTCCCTGAACGATCTCATCGAGGATGAAGACGGCGTGCGCTGCGAACGCTCGGAAACCTTTGACCAGGACGACTACCTGCTGCGCACGGGGCGACAGAGCCGTTCATCCGATGAACTGCGGGACCTGGGCATCGACGTGCGTTCGGTCGTGGATCAGTTGCCTCCTAAGCTGAGTGACCTGTGCCAGAGGCTGATGCGCGACTCCATCACCGACGTCTCGCGCGAAACCGGCATCCCGAGATCGACCCTGTACGGCATCATCGACAAGGTCCGCGTCGCATTCAAGGACGCTGGGCTGGAAGACTACCTCTAG